The following nucleotide sequence is from Deltaproteobacteria bacterium.
GCGGTCTATCGTTTGGGAGTCTACGTTCCGACACCTGGGGTTGATACCGCCCAGCTTAGCAACATAATCCAGAGAGGAACCGTTTTTGAGATTTTCAACCTCTTCTCCGGAGGCGCCTTGGAGAGATTTTCCGTTTTTGCGCTGGGAATAATGCCGTATATCAGTGCTTCCATTATCCTGCAGTTGTTGACAGTCGCCGTTCCCAGCCTTGAGAGACTATCAAAAGAAGGGGGAGAGCAGGGGCGGAGAAAAATTACGCAGTACACTCGGTACGGGACTGTTCTCCTTTCACTCATTCAAGGATTTGGAATAAGCTATGGTTTACAAACCCAGGGTGTTATTCTGCCGGGGATTGGTGGACTCTCCTTTTATCTGTCGACGATGATTACCCTGTCAGCAGGAACCTGTTTCATCATGTGGCTAGGAGAACAGATTTCAGAGAGAGGAATCGGGAACGGGATTTCACTCATTATTTTTGCCGGTATTGTTACTTCAATCCCCGGTGGTTTTCGCGATGCCTGGATGACCAAGGAGCAGTTCGCCGGTCTATTTGGATTCCTTCTTTTGTTGGCATTTATTTTCTTGGTTGTTGCCTTTATCATTTTTTTTGAACGGTCTCATCGGCGGATCCCTATCCAATACGCTAAGAGGGTTGTGGGGAGAAAACTCTACGGAGGACAGAGTACCCATTTGCCGCTCAAATTGAATTCCGCGGGTGTTATTCCACCCATTTTTGCTTCCTCTCTGATCTTGTTTCCTGCGACGATGGCTCAGTTTGTTCAGAATGAAAAAATCAAAACAGTTGCAGCGCTATTGGGGACGGGCTGGCTTCACGATTTTCTGTATGTCGCCCTGATTATATTTTTCACCTATTTTTACACAGCGGTGACGTTCAATCCTTCCGATGTGGCGGACAACATCCGTAAATTTGGTGGCTTTATTCCGGGTATTCGCCCTGGACCAAGTACCTCGGAGTATATTGATCGTATCTTGGCAAGGATTACACTGGGCGGCGCCCTTTATCTCGCAGGCGTTTGTGTCTTGCCACAAATTTTAATAACACAATTTGGAATCCCGGGCTCTTTGGCCACCCTGTTTGGGGGGACCTCACTTCTTATTGTTGTTGGTGTTTCAATGGATACGCTGGCACAGATTGAGGCTCATCTTTTGGCACGAAATTATGAAGGGCTCATGGGAGAGGGGAAGGGACGTTTTCGTGGGAGGAGGGGATGAGGATGATTCTTTTGGGGCCACCGGGAGCCGGGAAAGGAACTCAAGCCAAAAAACTGTCACAGCGAATGGGTATCCCTCAAATTTCAACGGGTGACCTGCTTCGTACAGAGAGGGAGGCGAATACCGACTTGGGCAGAAAAGCAGCTCAGTATATGAGTGAGGGAAAGCTGGTGCCCGATGAACTGGTCGTCAGTATGGTGACAAAACGCCTCCAACAGAGCGATTGTCAGCAAGGAGTTATTCTGGACGGATTTCCACGCAATATTGATCAGGCAAAAGGTTTGAGTGTGGATCGCGTCATCTATTTAGATCTTCCTAGGGAGGAGATTGTACGACGACTCTCGGGCAGGCGTTATTGCGTTGATTGCAAGGAGAATTATCAGCTGGATTCTTGCCCCCCCAAAAAGACTGGCTCCTGTGACGTTTGTGGGGCGCAGTTGGCGCAGCGAGACGATGATCGTGAGGAGGTTATTCGTAAGAGGCTTCAGGTCTATGAAGTGGAGACGGCCCCCCTCGTAGAACACTACGAGAAAAGAGGACAGCTGGTTCACATATCCGGCAGAGGTTCTGTCGATGATATTTTTTCGAGGATCCAGAAGGCGCTTGGGATATGATTGTCCTGAAATCGAGGGAAGAGCTTGCAAAGATAAGAAAGGCCTCAAAAATTGTGGCGGTTATTTTAAAGGAAATAGAAGAGATGATTAGGCCGGATGTGACAACCGAGGAGCTGGATCGTTTTGCGGAGGAAAGGATTCGTAGTTTGGGAGGGGTTCCTGCCTTCAAGGGATATCGTGGTTATCAGGCGACACTTTGCACCTCGATCAACGAGGAGGTGGTGCATGGAATTCCGTCCAAGAGAAGTTTAAAGAATGGCGATATTATTGGGATTGATTGTGGGGCGATTGCAGATGGTTATTATGGAGATGCCGCGGTTACCTTCCCCGTAGGTCAGATTTCGGAGGAATCGGCAAAGTTGATACAGGCGACTCGTAAGGCATTGGAGTCAGGCATACAGATGATGCGGGTAGGGAACCGGTTGGGAGATGTTTCCTATGCCGTTCAGTGCCAAGGGGACGCATATTCCTATGGAATTGTTAGGGATTTTGTTGGCCATGGGATAGGGCGTGCCTTGCATGAGGAGCCTCAAGTCCCCAACTATGGGAGTCCCCACACCGGGATTCGGCTCTCGCCCGGTCTTGTCCTGGCCATTGAGCCGATGTTTAACTTGGGGACCCATTTAGTAAAAGTTCTCGATGATGGCTGGACAGCAGTCACAACTGATGGTAGACGATCCGCCCATTTCGAACATACGGTTGCTGTGACGGAATCAGGTCCGGAGGTTTTAACAGTTTTATGAAGGTACGTTCATCGCTCCATAAGATTTGTGCCAAGTGCAAAATTGTCAAGCGGAGCGGTGTCGTGCGGATTATCTGCCCCAACCCGAAACATAAGCAGAGACAAGGATAATTTATGGCACGCATTGCCGGATTAGATCTTCCTTCAAAGAGAGCTGTTGTCGTGGCCCTTCAGACAATTCATGGAATCGGCTGGACAACGGCAGAGAATATTTTGAAAAAAGCCGGAATTGACCGAAATCTCAAGACCGAAAAACTTTCGGATCAGCAAGTGGGTAAGATACGGGAAATTTTGGAGCAGTCTCATAAGGTAGAGGGTGATTTGAGAAAAGAGACAGCAATGAACATCAAGCGTCTCATGGATTTGGGGGCTTATCGTGGGCTCCGTCATCGGATGAAACTGCCGGTTCGGGGCCAGAGGACGCACACCAATGCACGAACAAGAAAGGGACGTCCTCGTATTGCGATTGCCGGTAAAAAGCAGGCAAAGGCCCCAACCTAATTTAAGAATTGAGGGAAAGATTTATGGGTAGCACAAAACCTAAAACAGTCGAAGGCGTGGAGGCGGCTCCTCAAGCAGGGGAAGCGAAGAAGGTTGTTCGAAAAAAACGCTCCAAGAAGCTTGCACCAGTTGGTGTTGTGCATGTTCAGGCCAGTTTCAACAACACGGTAATTACCGTTACGGATCCGACAGGCAATACCGTTTCCTGGTCGTCGTCAGGGGCGAAGGGATTCAAAGGATCGCGCAAGAGTACCCCCTTTGCGGCCCAGGTTGCAGCAGAAGATGCGGCCCGCAAGGCGGTGGAACAGGGGATGAGGACTGTCTCCGTGATTGTGAAGGGACCTGGTGCTGGACGCGAGGCGGCCCTTCGTGCGATTGCTTCAGCGGGTCTCCGGATTACAGGGATTCGTGATGCGACCCCTATTCCTCATAACGGTTGTCGTCCGCCTAAACGAAGACGCGTGTAAGGGAGGTTCATTTGGCAAAGTATCTTGATTCAGCCTGTCGGATTTGTCGTCGTGAAGGGCTCAAACTTTTTTTGAAGGGCCAGCGCTGCTATACGGAAAAATGTGCCTTCGAAAGACGCGAATATGCTCCCGGTGTTCATGGACAAAAGAGGGTAAAGCTTTCTGAGTATGGTGTGCAGTTGCGTGAAAAGCAAAAAATCAGGCGTCTTTACGGTCTGATGGAAAAGCAGTTTCGGTCTGTTTTTCAGGAGGCCTCGAGGAGAAAAGGGCGTACGGGAGAGAATCTTTTGAACATGTTGGAGAGGAGACTTGATAACATGGTCTATCGTCTTGGATTTGCCAATTCGCGTGGAGAGGCTCGTCAGCTTGTCCTCCATGGACATTTTGAGGTGAATGGACGCAGGGTCAAAATTCCATCCTACCAGGTGAAAATGGGCGATGAAATTTCGGTTCGCGAGAAAAGCCGTGCGATGGTGAGGATTCAGGAGTCGCTTGAGGCTGTTGATCGCCGCGGTATTCCGGGATGGTTGGAGCTTCAGAAGGAGAAATTTTCCGGACGTGTGAAAAGTTATCCTGCACGGGAAGAACTAACGCTTCCGATGCAGGAACAACTGGTTGTTGAATTGTACTCAAAATAATTTTTAGGAGGAATCACTATGTATCGTAACTGGCGCAATCTCATCAAACCGAAAATGCTCGAATTTGAAAAGGAGGCAAGTACCTCCACTTACGGTAAGTTTGTAGCAAGCCCTTTGGAGAGGGGCTTTGGTCAGACACTGGGGAATGCGTTACGCCGCATTCTTCTCTCCTCCCTCCAGGGAGCCGCCATCAGCAATGTCAGAATCGATGGTGTCTTGCATGAATTTGGCACAATCCCTGGAGTTGTTGAGGATGTCGCGGATATCCTGCTCAATTTGAAACAGGTTCGCCTCAAGATCCATTCTGGAGAGATGGACACCATTCGCCTCGAAGTGAAGGGGGAAAAAGAGGTTTGTGGAGCCGACATCCAGACGGGTGAAAATGTTATCGTCTTGAATCCCGACGTCCATATTGCAACGCTGAATGCAGAAGGGAAACTCAAGATAGAGATGACGGTTAAAATGGGGAAGGGATACGCCCCCAGCGAGAGAAACAAGGGCGAAAAGGATCCGATCGGGATGATTGCCCTTGATTCGATTCATTCACCTGTCACCAAGGTGAACTACATGGTGACGAATGCTCGCGTCGGACAGATGACAGATTATGATCGTTTATCACTCGAAGTTTGGACAGATGGTTCGGTGCTTCCGCTGGATGCGGTTGCCTTTGCCGCGAAGATTCTGAAGGAGCAGTTGCAGATCTTCATCAACTTTGAGGAGATAGCGGAACCGGTTATTGAAGAGAGAATCGAAGAGAAGCCTGCCTTTAACGAAAACCTGAATCGACGGGTTGAAGAGCTTGAGCTCTCGGTCCGGTCAGCCAATTGTCTGGAAAATGCACAGATTCGCTACATTGGAGAGCTTTGCCAGAGGACAGAAGCCGAGATGCTCCGGACGAAGAACTTTGGAAGAAAGTCATTGAATGAGATCAAGGAAATTCTTGCCGAGATGGGGCTCAATCTTGGCATGAAGCTTGAGGGGTGGATGGCTCCGAGAGAAACAGAAAAACCCAAGGAAGAGATTGAGTAACCCTGATGCGGCATCTGGTTGATCATAGAAAGTTGGGTCGTACGACCTCTCACCGCAAGGCGATGCTACGCAATATGGTAACATCCCTGGTTCTTCATGAGCGGCTCGAGACAACCTTGCCCAAGGCAAAAGAACTGAGGCGGTTGGCCGATCGTATGATCACTTGGGGCAAAGAAGGTGGTTTGGCTGCCAGACGTCAGGCCGCACGCGTTCTTCAATCACCAGAGGCGCTTAAGAAGCTTTTTAATGGGCTTGCTAAACGGTTTGAGGATCGGCAGGGAGGCTACACCCGGATTCTTCATTTTGGCTTCCGGCGGGGTGATGGAGCCCCAATGGCAGCGATTGAATATCTCGGATATGAAACGCCTCAGCCTTTGAAGAGAGAAGAGAAAAAGGGCGAGAAGCAGAAAACAAAGAAAGTCGTTCCGGAAAAGAAAGTTTCAACAAAGGCGGGTGGCAAGGAGCCAGCCAAGAAGAAGCAAGAGGGGAAGAAGGATAAGAAGGGGTGGGGGCTTTTTAGTCGTAAGAAGAAGAATGGATGAGGACGAGAAGCTTTGTCCTGCTCCTCTTTGCGCTCTCCGTCATTTTTTGTTTTACTCTTTATAGAGAAGGAAAGCAGCCGGGTGAACCAGCTCCCGATTTTTCCCTGCCAACAGAACAACGGCAGGTCCGATTGTCCGATTATCGAGGCCAATTTGTTTTACTAAATTTCTGGGCAACCTGGTGTCCTCCCTGTGTTGCCGAGATGCCATCTTTGGAAAGGCTGCATCAGCGCTTTCAAAATGAATCCTTTGAAATACTGGCCGTCAGTTTGGATGAGGACTGGGCTTCGATCCGACGTTTTCGACAGAAAATTCCGCTCACGCTAAAAATTCTCCTCGACCAAGGAGGGGAGATTGCCTCTCTCTACGGAACTCATCAAATTCCTGAGACTTATCTTGTTGATGATTCAGGAGTGATCGTTAAAAAAATTATTGGGCCAAGACAATGGGATGATGAGAAGGTGGCACGGGAGATCCAGCTCTTACTCTCTTCAAAATCCGTGGTTGACAGGTTCCCGTCTTCAGAATAACTGATATTGAAAATCAATTTCATTATGGAAACCCGTGGCAAAAAAATGGAGATCTATCGGCACTACTTGCGAACAAAACATCTCAAAACCACGAAGCAGCGGGACCGGATTGTGGAGGAGTTTCTTCGAGTTCATCAGCATCTGACCGTTGAGGAGCTTCTATTCCGTGTTCGTCGTCAGGATGCGAGTATCGGTCCTGCGACGGTTTATCGGGCGCTCAAACTTTTAATAGAGTGTGGTCTTGCTAGCAAAAGGGAATTTGGGGGAGGGAAGGCTCGGTATGAGCAGGGGACGGATCGTCACCATG
It contains:
- the secY gene encoding preprotein translocase subunit SecY; this translates as MALPVVNLARIPELRKRLLFTVLLLAVYRLGVYVPTPGVDTAQLSNIIQRGTVFEIFNLFSGGALERFSVFALGIMPYISASIILQLLTVAVPSLERLSKEGGEQGRRKITQYTRYGTVLLSLIQGFGISYGLQTQGVILPGIGGLSFYLSTMITLSAGTCFIMWLGEQISERGIGNGISLIIFAGIVTSIPGGFRDAWMTKEQFAGLFGFLLLLAFIFLVVAFIIFFERSHRRIPIQYAKRVVGRKLYGGQSTHLPLKLNSAGVIPPIFASSLILFPATMAQFVQNEKIKTVAALLGTGWLHDFLYVALIIFFTYFYTAVTFNPSDVADNIRKFGGFIPGIRPGPSTSEYIDRILARITLGGALYLAGVCVLPQILITQFGIPGSLATLFGGTSLLIVVGVSMDTLAQIEAHLLARNYEGLMGEGKGRFRGRRG
- a CDS encoding adenylate kinase, which produces MRMILLGPPGAGKGTQAKKLSQRMGIPQISTGDLLRTEREANTDLGRKAAQYMSEGKLVPDELVVSMVTKRLQQSDCQQGVILDGFPRNIDQAKGLSVDRVIYLDLPREEIVRRLSGRRYCVDCKENYQLDSCPPKKTGSCDVCGAQLAQRDDDREEVIRKRLQVYEVETAPLVEHYEKRGQLVHISGRGSVDDIFSRIQKALGI
- the map gene encoding type I methionyl aminopeptidase, with the protein product MIVLKSREELAKIRKASKIVAVILKEIEEMIRPDVTTEELDRFAEERIRSLGGVPAFKGYRGYQATLCTSINEEVVHGIPSKRSLKNGDIIGIDCGAIADGYYGDAAVTFPVGQISEESAKLIQATRKALESGIQMMRVGNRLGDVSYAVQCQGDAYSYGIVRDFVGHGIGRALHEEPQVPNYGSPHTGIRLSPGLVLAIEPMFNLGTHLVKVLDDGWTAVTTDGRRSAHFEHTVAVTESGPEVLTVL
- the rpmJ gene encoding 50S ribosomal protein L36, translating into MKVRSSLHKICAKCKIVKRSGVVRIICPNPKHKQRQG
- the rpsM gene encoding 30S ribosomal protein S13, translated to MARIAGLDLPSKRAVVVALQTIHGIGWTTAENILKKAGIDRNLKTEKLSDQQVGKIREILEQSHKVEGDLRKETAMNIKRLMDLGAYRGLRHRMKLPVRGQRTHTNARTRKGRPRIAIAGKKQAKAPT
- the rpsK gene encoding 30S ribosomal protein S11 produces the protein MGSTKPKTVEGVEAAPQAGEAKKVVRKKRSKKLAPVGVVHVQASFNNTVITVTDPTGNTVSWSSSGAKGFKGSRKSTPFAAQVAAEDAARKAVEQGMRTVSVIVKGPGAGREAALRAIASAGLRITGIRDATPIPHNGCRPPKRRRV
- the rpsD gene encoding 30S ribosomal protein S4, coding for MAKYLDSACRICRREGLKLFLKGQRCYTEKCAFERREYAPGVHGQKRVKLSEYGVQLREKQKIRRLYGLMEKQFRSVFQEASRRKGRTGENLLNMLERRLDNMVYRLGFANSRGEARQLVLHGHFEVNGRRVKIPSYQVKMGDEISVREKSRAMVRIQESLEAVDRRGIPGWLELQKEKFSGRVKSYPAREELTLPMQEQLVVELYSK
- a CDS encoding DNA-directed RNA polymerase subunit alpha, with translation MYRNWRNLIKPKMLEFEKEASTSTYGKFVASPLERGFGQTLGNALRRILLSSLQGAAISNVRIDGVLHEFGTIPGVVEDVADILLNLKQVRLKIHSGEMDTIRLEVKGEKEVCGADIQTGENVIVLNPDVHIATLNAEGKLKIEMTVKMGKGYAPSERNKGEKDPIGMIALDSIHSPVTKVNYMVTNARVGQMTDYDRLSLEVWTDGSVLPLDAVAFAAKILKEQLQIFINFEEIAEPVIEERIEEKPAFNENLNRRVEELELSVRSANCLENAQIRYIGELCQRTEAEMLRTKNFGRKSLNEIKEILAEMGLNLGMKLEGWMAPRETEKPKEEIE
- the rplQ gene encoding 50S ribosomal protein L17, translating into MRHLVDHRKLGRTTSHRKAMLRNMVTSLVLHERLETTLPKAKELRRLADRMITWGKEGGLAARRQAARVLQSPEALKKLFNGLAKRFEDRQGGYTRILHFGFRRGDGAPMAAIEYLGYETPQPLKREEKKGEKQKTKKVVPEKKVSTKAGGKEPAKKKQEGKKDKKGWGLFSRKKKNG
- a CDS encoding TlpA family protein disulfide reductase, giving the protein MRTRSFVLLLFALSVIFCFTLYREGKQPGEPAPDFSLPTEQRQVRLSDYRGQFVLLNFWATWCPPCVAEMPSLERLHQRFQNESFEILAVSLDEDWASIRRFRQKIPLTLKILLDQGGEIASLYGTHQIPETYLVDDSGVIVKKIIGPRQWDDEKVAREIQLLLSSKSVVDRFPSSE
- a CDS encoding transcriptional repressor is translated as METRGKKMEIYRHYLRTKHLKTTKQRDRIVEEFLRVHQHLTVEELLFRVRRQDASIGPATVYRALKLLIECGLASKREFGGGKARYEQGTDRHHDHLICVGCGKIVEFENEEIEKLQIKVCKKNKFHLAHHKMELYGTCCQCQRKGA